The DNA segment agttacactccccttactgtagatatattatctctacttgatataaccataatgagtaagtcgatctttcacaggttgttcgtaatgaGCTAGGTCAAGATCACCGTTTTACCcatgtgaatacatcttgttccttaagttcctactgaccctctaatgaacaattttgattcataatacctatgAATCAAGTTCTTTCTCTATCGTAAGAAGGCGAGGctccgattgttcaagacttggaattatacttaagagaacaacctatctgctaaacctaaatcgggtaggagtgaattccattttgcagggctatgtccccagctattcatctggtcttatccccaaaatgagaggcttattgagcagtgctgttggactactctcacccatgcagatcaaaggataatctcgaacaaacaggagttttAATAATGAAACGATcgttaatgaaatagtcagttttaatattaaacgatcgttataaagagaAGTGACcattttcgtggtccaatctatatgcaaactcattgcataggaacccccactcgcatatctcaacatgaatgatctgtagatcacatcatttgtagcactttacaacttcttgtaacaactacagagtgggccacattcAATAGTcttaccaagatgagatactcaattttatccatatacttattagaccatttaggctatatacagttaacttgatcctatttatgtcactacataaagttaaagtgttcaaactatagccatggatatgtttattggattttcataatagaatgcaaaatcaacaacttattattattgataaatagaatgtttaacacgaactgtgagttctaggacattcccaacatggTATGATTTATCTTGCATTTGCTGGTGGCCTTGAGGCCCTTGATGAAAGCTTGGCGGTGTACCTTTcgtttgaatgaagaaggatTACTCCTTGCTCAAGTAAGTACCTTTATTTCCTTGTTGGTTTCCCCCAGTTGGATCAGTCTGTTGACTCCCTTTCCATGATaaatttggatggtttctccatccaaGGTTATATGTGTTGCTGAAGAGATTGTTGATAATAAAACAAACTACTAAGGGTTATGTGAGCACATGTCAAAGGTGTGCGGCTCACTATATCCCATGCATCCAACCGCCGCAACTTGGCTCAATGCATTGACTTAATTTATACTATTGACATTTACTTGATTCAATGCCACAGTCTTTAACAAGTTAGTCACAACCACCATTTGTGCTGAGAGGGCTGTGACCGTAACCATTTTAGTGCTCCAGCATTCGTAGTTCTCTTTTCCACAATTCTAGTTCCATACTTATTGTTTACCCATTCATCATTATTCCTCGAAATTCTATCCAAAATTTTCTTAGCCTTTATGTAAGTTTTGCCTAACAAACCTCCTACTGCTGCAAAATCAACTATTCATTGCGATAGCTTGTTCAAACCTTCGTAGAATATCTCTATCTGGATGCAATCTGGCAACCCATTGTGTGGACAATTTCTAACAAGCCTTTTAAATCTGGCCCAAGCATCACCCAAATTTTCTACATCATTCTACTTGAAATTAGCAATATCTCGTCTGCATTTGGCGTTCATAGTTGGTAGGAAGTATTTTTGCATGAATTTCTCAATCATGTGCTCCCATGTTGAGATTTCCTCCAACTCAAGATAGTACGCCCATTGCCTCACCTCATCACTGATAGAAAAGGGAAACAATGATAGTTTAATTCCTTAAGCTATGATTCCATGAATCACAAAGGTGTTGCAGATCTCCATGAAGCTCTTTAAGTGCACATGTCGATCTTTGCCTGTCACACCACCAAACTGACCTGTTGCTTGAATCATTTCCAACATAATCGACTTCATCTCAAACCTTATGCCATAAAAATCCGAActcatgattcctggtgagGAATCATATAGGTTTGACGACGCATATAAGTTTGATAGGTATGTTTCGATCATGTGCCAATAAAATGGGATTGACCTGTGCGTCTATTGTTATTGGATAAGTTTGGTGCATTGGGATTCTCTTGTTGTTTAGCCATATTTCTGTGTCTTTGTCTTCTACACCAGTTAGCTCTGGCTCTCAGGGTCAATATTGAACTCCGCTTGTGTACCATTGCTCACATACTATTGGAAAAATTCCGACAAAAATTTGCAATACTCCTTAAGTGGGGTTTTCCTGTGAATTAAAGCCAAAAACCAAATTAGTTAATCTTAAGCAAGATCCCcaacaacggtgccaaaaattTGTTGTGTGCTCAATTGTGCTTAGTTAATCTAATAAAAATCTCCAAATCACACAAGTTTTCTCTTAAAAGCCCCAAGTATAAACCTAATGATATGTAGTCTTGGTGAAGAtcaaggtcgaacatagggattttgattaaataaaaacaatgttAATGGTTATTTACTTAAAATGCGGGGAAGTAATCAAATAAAGAAGAGATTGTTGATGTTTAAGGCATAAACTAAAAAGTAACTAAATAAGTAATGCAAATCCGGTGGTGATTGTGTAAGGTAGATGCACAACATAGTAGTTagaaaaaatagataagaaGATGGAGTTGAGATAAGCAACCTTCGATCCTTTAAACTTAATAACAAGCTTCTGTTCATGTTCGTAACCTTTAAAGACTACACCTCTCAGCGAGTTAACcacataaatcatatttctaTGATGCACGCTTAGATTACTTGGAACGTAAggttatatttatttctaaacACACTACTTAATTAGTTTAGCGAGATCCACAATCACTTGCTCTCTCTAATAGTTGATTGTTACCATTTGATTTAATTAGCTAGATGGAATCAAAAGTCGGATTTAAGTACACACTAAACCAAATAAACTTTCACTTATCATTAAACTCGCTGGAATAAGGATTAACTCATCCCAACTCGCTaatgatttagctactcatgaaaaagtaaaaaaaaaatggaagagatAGAAGATGGAATAGTTGAAGCCATGATatgtattaaaataaattaaatatgttcTTTATAATATGAGAGGAAAAATGTGCAGAAATGGAAATACAAAATTGAGaagtaaaataaaaagatgaatAGATGAGGAGGATGATTATCGACAACCATTTCTTGCTTCCCATAGGTCTGATGTAAAGGTGCTGATGTGCTCTGCAGTGGAACGATAGAGAAAAGCTTCTCTTGAGTTCTTCTTCTCCTGCACCGATGGTGGTAATTCTTCGAGGAAGATTACCTTAGGAATGAGGAATGGTGTAGGGATGAAAACCCTAAGGCACAGTGGAAGCCATAACATACAGAACccaaaatttatttcaaaatggcatttaaaaacaaaacaattttttttaaaaaataaaaactacagATCAAAatagattaagcatgcaattctAGAAACAAAACCTACAAAGAGAAGAAACCCtaccttgcaaaccttttaggAATTCTGTGGTACTCTTTTGTACGATTTGGgattggacaccaccacttggagtcCTCCCTATTCTTGCAGAAAAATTGAGAATTTGAGAATTGTGGGATTTTCTATAGAAATTGGGAGGATTTTGGGAAAAACATAGAGAGTTTTTGCttctacaagaaaaaaaataataaagaaaaaaagaaaaaaaagagaaataaaaaaaactgcTCTACTTTCAgcatcttttttctttatacaaagagaatgagagagagaaGTGAGGAGATGTGGGATTCATCCAACCTCTCTAATGGAGagttacatttttatttaattaaaattaaataaaaatatttatttaatttaactaaataaataaaaaccaataaccatttaaatcataattaaatGGTTCCATCttacataacctatggttttaatgtgcatctaatgtgcattaattttaacctatagttttgatttaattagtttaattaaattcaggttttaatttaatttaatttaatttaataattaattaattcttcaatctATTAATCAtctaattaaatatcacatttaatttaatttcccatttgaatcatattaaaaaacacttctctcatttaacctatagttttaatgtgcatccaatgcacattagttttaacctatagttttcaatatgaatcttattcatattgaattaatatttgagCTCCTTTCAAATACTTCGTTCTCGCATTTactaattttgaatcatatccaaaattaataataaagtctaaaacaaaactttatactaaaatgtatcaacatacattaaaaaatcccaattttgaatttgaacatttcaaattcaatttaatgataaattacCTCAATACACTTTACAAGTTAGgaagggaacctaatggacctgtagatcagaagctccaacgatgtaagattaattggataaactcatgaaccaaattaatcaatattcgttaactgtgggtacactttactaaagacccacaactgcactcttctcactacatatatgtttttatgtccatggatatagaccaataacaacaagttagtcttcacgagtgttcgtaacattagttgggtcaaattaccattttactcttaggttacctctacatccttaagtaccagtgctcctctaatgaataacatatttatggttcaaccattaaaaagaaattcctctcgagccagtgagagggtagggccctttatTCAAGTTCcaaagacaccacttaaggaacactcatctacttaccttgaagtcgagaaggagtgaaattcatcttgtatgattatgttctCAACTACCCACTCGGTCTTATCCTTACAattaggcatattgagtcagcgaactggccactctcacccatacaaatcaaaaggacAATTCCTCGtgaacaaaagttcataatatactcaggactaagactaagttgtctaggtcatcctattgaaacagaaacctaactagtcaatggagttacatctagtggttactatttcgcggtctgatctttgcaaactcattgcccaggatacctccactcatgtatctactatagactctttaggttgtatcttgaacattgattcctatatgtctttacatatggttcaagactcataagacagcttaggatgttagtttattgaattttagggttaataagacagaattaaataaaacatcaataacacttattgagaaaaacattaataactatttattaatgactGTCATTTGATTACATTCACTATTTATTatggcataaaacccaacaaactccctgaactaaaactctagttagtgggATGTACATTACAAAAACAACGAGGATGCTACAAATacaaatcaaaatataataaactagggtatctcatacccattacacatctcccattGCCTTAGATCACACAATGTACATATCTCGAACACTTCTCATTGTATAGCtgagagagccttcgtaaatggatcagcaatgttgtgctcggAATCGATCTTtttgacgatcacatctcctcattGCACAATCTCTCATATCAAGTGATACTTCCTTTCAATGTGCTTTCCTCGTTTGTGGCTATGAGGTTCTTTCGAGTTGGCCACAaccccactattgtcacaatataagGTGATCGACAAgttcatgtttggaacaacttccaaatcatttagaaacttccttagccaaactgcttcctttgctgcttcacaagcagctacatactcagcctccatggttgagtctgcaatgcatccttTCTTAATACTAcgccatactacaactcccTCGTTTAgggtgaacactgatcctgacgtGAACTTCCTAAAATCCTTGTCagtttgaaaattagagtctgtgtatcctataaaaatcaaatccttagctccatacactagaatatagtcccttgttctcctaagatacttgaggatattcttagccGCAGTCCAGTGGTCTAACCCTATATTGGAttgatacctactaactattccCACTACATAACAAATTTCTATCCTAGCGTAGAGCATTGCATATATTAAGCTGCCCATAgttgaggcatagggaatacgtctcatgttcttaacttcttgaggtgtcttaggacactgctcCATTGACAAATgaactccatgcttgaaaggcaataaacccttcttagagttctaCATTGAATATCAAATCAACATCCTGttgatataagttgcttgagacataaCTAGCATTCTATTCTTATGATCTCTaattatttggatcccaagaacatactgtgccttttctaaatctttcatttggagttGGGctgctagccactttttaacaCAGTAAGGTATTCTACATCATTCtgaatgagtaggatatcgtccacataaagtactaatAAAGCTACTTtatcattgatgatcttcttataaacacaaggctcatcaacactTTGGTCAAAGCCAAAAGGTTTaatcgcaatatcaaacctaATATTCCAAGAGCTGGatgcctgtttcaacccataaatggattgattcagtctacaaactttttgctcctggCCTTATGCTATGAACCCCTCGTGCTGAGACATAATGaaattctcttcaagattgccattcagaatggctgtcttgacatccatttgtcatatttcagtcataatatgtggttatggacaagagaattcgtATAGATTTAAGCATATCAATAGGGAAAAAAGTTTCCTCGTATTAAACCCCTTCcctttgggtataaccctttgctacgaatctagctttgaaggtctataccttccaagctacatctctctttctcttatagattcatttacaccctatgggtttaaccccatcaggtggatctacaagatcctatactgaattgaagtacattgactccatttcaaggtccatggctttgacacATTGGTTCTTGTCTACGACATTCATTGCATACCTGATCCCTAACGCCATCATCTGGAATGACGATCtaagtttcaattaaacccaagtaacagtCAGGTTGTGCTACAACCCTTCCACTGTGTTGAGGCACTCTCAACAATTGAGAAGGATGAGACTGACTTGAAGTGCTAGTCCCTTCATTAACTCTTAATGAAGGACCAACAtcatcatcaacaacttttgttgattcttTAGTAGCTTTATATAATTCTAAtttgcttcgtggtttatgatctctcatgtggtcttcttgtTGGGATCGATGtcttaattctctcggagtctcgtagtttgtaatgtatacacattgttatgaataaaataagagttattttagctcgcatttattcatatccaataaacaaagctccatggttattgtatgtgaacttaagcatgtatatgagatatacaagtggatcatgacttaagagataacctaaaaaggtctgtagtataagaattaaggaggaatacttgatcctggtgacactacggatacgaccctctttgtaaaggtttgcaagtgttgtgaagtactacagatggtagatcctgaccattcatgtggagacatgcgagcaggggtgtcatatacaaagagtttatataagaccggaccacgagatgacaagtctctgtatataacgtcgttgatattggagacttacatctcacctaaacgaccataggtgacatgaacccaatcctgagtgttttgagaactcttgcctttaagggtggtcctttgattagtatgggtgagagtggccagattgcctactcaatatgcctacctttttagggatttgattgatttgagagctgagaactcaattacacaagatggaattcactccttccctgaagcaggggtaagtagatatattgctcccttaaagactgatttcgggtcttgaacatagtggccacaacttctctttggaagagaggactcagtcatagtagaactatgacttatgttcattagagggatcagtggtacttaaggagttagatgtaactacaggggcataacggttattggtccaactgtacttacgagtgatctgtaaagggttatcgcattgttgattggttgatatggacacataatatatctttagtaaggagagttcaaatgtcgatctttagtagagtaactgacagttaatgaatgggggatcttgtgactaaagagtttagttaattattcgcatatcgttggagcttcgagctacaggtctataagatccctttggtagctcaatggattcaagttgagaatcggttcttggtgttgatttgaaatgttcaaattgataagaggaaattcgattatatatgatatgatcggtgtgatgtatgagatacatcaagtggaagattaaagtaaatgaaatttacattaagtaccatgaaatataaaaagaactatggtttatatgtttcttgagatgaaatattaaaaactataggttataaatataatattgtaagttgattatcatatatatttatgataatattaattattagataattatatctttttctctaataaccaattattGGTAGTTTcttggtaaccgtgagataaaaggaaaaatattttcctaaatttagtagttgtatAATTGAGATTTTCTATTCTCGGAATTACTCACGGAAAGGCTGtcaagtggattagattcattaaacgatagctgaagagaaactaaatgatcgtggagtgacactacacgatagttcactcagctggccattagctaaacgatcgcggagtttttgctaaacgatcgcataacatttgttaaacgattgggcatcgtctatacgataaacctttatcatctcccacttgctaaattatttacacgattgttcttcctatggtctcttcctctaaccaagtccctacatagcccacacttctagattctcacaccgagagcaccaaggtagccattgtagtggtgtcatactcaactcaacgtAGTCGAGgatttggaggccgttcgttgagttc comes from the Benincasa hispida cultivar B227 chromosome 5, ASM972705v1, whole genome shotgun sequence genome and includes:
- the LOC120078246 gene encoding uncharacterized protein LOC120078246, encoding MTTTDGGFARLDLTREDSKWWCPIPNRTKEYHRIPKRFARVFIPTPFLIPKVIFLEELPPSVQEKKNSREAFLYRSTAEHISTFTSDLWEARNGKPHLRSIANFCRNFSNSM